The Litchfieldia alkalitelluris genome has a window encoding:
- a CDS encoding aspartate kinase: protein MKVVKFGGSSLASGSQIEKVFQIVLADSARKVVVVSAPGKRYSDDIKVTDLLISLAEKQLQGEEDKEGFDAVLERYQSIANELHLSNEIILRIKKDLMDLLEGNKDNPERYIDALKASGEDNNAKLIAAYFQAQGVKAEYVNPKDAGLFVSDEPGKAQVLAESYEKLFELREREGIVIFPGFFGYTLEGDVLTFSRSGSDITGSILANGIKADLYENFTDVDAVYSVNPNIVDSPKEISELTYREMRELSYAGFSVFHDEALIPAFRAGIPVNIKNTNNPTAPGTRVVNYRENSNGPVIGIASDKGFCSIYISKYLMNREIGFGRKLLQILEEYGLSYEHIPSGIDDITLILRQNQMDTKLEGQIITRITEELKADEVKVEHNLSLIMIVGEGMRHNVGTTAKATKALAEAGVNIEMINQGSSEVSMMFGIKEVDETRAVQALYHEFFVPVTV from the coding sequence ATGAAGGTAGTTAAGTTTGGTGGGAGCTCACTCGCATCTGGATCGCAAATTGAAAAAGTGTTTCAAATTGTCTTAGCAGACTCAGCAAGAAAAGTAGTAGTAGTATCAGCACCAGGTAAACGGTATTCAGATGATATAAAAGTAACTGATTTGCTTATCAGCCTTGCAGAAAAACAATTACAAGGTGAAGAGGATAAAGAAGGGTTTGATGCTGTACTGGAACGGTATCAGAGTATTGCCAATGAACTTCATCTCTCAAACGAGATCATTCTTAGAATTAAGAAAGATTTAATGGATCTTTTGGAAGGTAATAAAGACAATCCAGAGAGATACATTGATGCACTCAAGGCGAGTGGAGAAGATAATAATGCCAAATTAATTGCAGCGTATTTTCAAGCGCAAGGTGTGAAGGCGGAGTATGTAAATCCTAAGGATGCAGGCTTATTTGTAAGTGATGAGCCTGGAAAAGCTCAAGTACTGGCTGAATCTTATGAGAAATTATTTGAGTTAAGAGAAAGAGAAGGGATTGTTATTTTTCCTGGATTCTTTGGCTACACACTCGAAGGAGATGTTTTAACTTTTTCTAGGAGCGGATCTGATATTACTGGATCTATATTAGCAAACGGAATAAAGGCTGATTTATATGAAAATTTCACAGATGTTGATGCTGTTTATTCGGTTAATCCGAATATTGTTGATTCTCCGAAGGAAATTAGTGAATTAACTTATCGAGAGATGAGAGAACTATCGTATGCAGGCTTTTCCGTATTTCATGACGAGGCTCTAATTCCTGCATTTCGTGCTGGTATCCCAGTAAATATTAAAAATACGAATAATCCTACAGCACCTGGAACACGCGTTGTTAATTACCGTGAAAATTCGAATGGTCCGGTAATCGGTATTGCTAGTGATAAAGGTTTTTGTAGTATTTATATAAGTAAGTACTTAATGAATAGAGAAATTGGTTTTGGGCGCAAGCTTCTCCAAATTTTAGAGGAATATGGATTGTCCTATGAGCATATCCCATCTGGAATTGATGACATCACCTTAATTTTAAGGCAAAATCAAATGGATACGAAGCTTGAGGGTCAGATTATTACGCGTATAACTGAAGAATTAAAGGCTGACGAAGTAAAGGTAGAGCATAACCTATCCTTAATTATGATTGTTGGTGAAGGGATGCGTCATAATGTAGGGACGACAGCCAAAGCTACAAAAGCGTTGGCCGAAGCAGGAGTAAATATTGAGATGATAAACCAAGGGTCGTCGGAAGTTAGTATGATGTTTGGTATTAAAGAAGTGGATGAA
- a CDS encoding L-lactate MFS transporter has translation MKKNRWLIALSAIAIHLSIGSTYAYSVFKNPLSEQLGWNSKEVTLSFTIAILFLGLSAATFGKFVEKWGPRKSATIAAILFSIGLVGSGLAIQLESLILYYLTYGVIGGIGLGMGYISPVSTLVKWFPDRRGLATGMAVMGFGAGSLIASPVAASLITSVGISSTFFILGGTYLLLMLGGASYITKPPVGWMPKGMAADTGSASQKVSNKQGDLAQLTANEAVRTKRFWLLWIMIFINISAGIMLISVASPMAQEKVGMSVVAAASMVGIMGLFNGLGRIGWASFSDYLGRSNIFLIFFSVQLVLFLLLPSTSNPILFQIFIFIILSIYGGGFASLPAFIGDLFGTKQLGAIHGYLLTAWSCAGVAGPMIVATISDATQSYNATFYIFAFLLVIALATSVLMKQNINSIRKISVNTEKKPITNLA, from the coding sequence ATGAAAAAGAATCGCTGGCTTATTGCGTTGTCTGCAATAGCAATACACTTATCAATTGGCTCAACCTATGCTTATAGTGTTTTTAAGAATCCTTTATCAGAACAATTAGGATGGAATAGTAAGGAGGTAACCCTTTCTTTTACAATCGCCATTTTATTCCTTGGATTATCCGCGGCTACATTTGGTAAATTCGTAGAAAAGTGGGGTCCAAGAAAATCCGCAACAATCGCCGCAATACTCTTTTCTATAGGTTTAGTAGGTTCTGGTTTGGCAATCCAACTTGAATCTTTAATACTATATTATTTAACATATGGAGTAATTGGTGGTATTGGTTTAGGTATGGGGTATATATCTCCTGTTTCAACGCTAGTTAAGTGGTTTCCAGATCGAAGAGGACTTGCAACAGGTATGGCTGTTATGGGATTTGGTGCCGGTTCTTTAATTGCAAGTCCAGTTGCAGCTAGCTTAATCACTTCTGTTGGAATTTCATCAACCTTCTTTATACTAGGTGGAACATATCTATTATTAATGTTAGGTGGTGCTTCATATATTACAAAACCACCAGTAGGATGGATGCCAAAGGGGATGGCGGCGGATACAGGCTCAGCATCTCAAAAGGTATCTAATAAACAAGGAGATTTAGCACAACTAACAGCTAATGAGGCAGTTAGAACAAAGCGATTTTGGTTATTATGGATCATGATCTTTATTAATATATCAGCTGGAATCATGTTAATTTCCGTAGCATCGCCGATGGCCCAAGAAAAAGTAGGGATGTCAGTAGTTGCAGCAGCATCGATGGTTGGTATTATGGGCTTGTTTAATGGACTAGGAAGAATTGGTTGGGCATCGTTCTCAGACTATCTAGGGCGAAGTAATATATTTTTAATCTTTTTCTCAGTACAATTAGTGTTGTTTTTGTTATTACCTAGTACGTCGAATCCGATTCTGTTTCAAATTTTTATTTTTATCATTCTATCAATCTACGGTGGTGGGTTTGCTTCCTTACCGGCCTTTATAGGAGATTTATTTGGAACAAAACAATTAGGTGCCATTCATGGATATCTATTAACTGCTTGGTCATGTGCTGGAGTTGCTGGGCCAATGATTGTAGCAACCATTAGTGATGCAACCCAAAGCTATAATGCAACATTTTATATCTTTGCCTTTTTATTAGTGATTGCTCTCGCTACTTCAGTTTTAATGAAACAAAATATAAATAGTATTCGTAAGATATCAGTAAATACAGAAAAGAAACCAATCACCAACTTAGCGTAG
- a CDS encoding D-2-hydroxyacid dehydrogenase encodes MSQTIIITHDLTEELRTKITEIVPNWNVVIGKDPSIWTDQLNEAEIIAGWKKEVGTSSIENPSKLKWFQSWSAGVNSLPLSTMKKKDIMISTANGVHAFPISETIFGLLLGLTRKINSYVQNQQKKVWHHSNLKGEIHKKTIGIIGVGAIGKETAKISKAFGMKVIGIRNSGQTEEYVDEMYKIDQLNEILPQCDFVVITLPLTDKTSQLFGAKQFELMKSSSILVNIGRGEIVIEKDLVEALQEGQIAGAGLDVFETEPLSMDSPLWDFDNVIITPHTSGATEYYDQRVIEDIFLPNLKSYIKGDPLPVNLLDYSKGY; translated from the coding sequence ATGTCACAAACGATTATTATTACTCATGACCTCACTGAAGAATTACGTACAAAGATTACTGAAATTGTTCCTAACTGGAATGTTGTCATAGGCAAAGATCCATCTATTTGGACAGACCAATTAAATGAAGCAGAAATTATTGCAGGATGGAAGAAGGAAGTTGGAACATCCTCGATTGAAAATCCTTCGAAGCTTAAATGGTTTCAAAGTTGGAGTGCTGGAGTTAATTCACTTCCTCTATCCACTATGAAGAAAAAAGATATTATGATTTCAACAGCAAATGGGGTCCATGCATTCCCTATCTCTGAAACGATTTTCGGACTTCTTCTCGGTCTTACAAGAAAAATAAATAGCTATGTTCAAAATCAACAGAAGAAGGTCTGGCATCACTCAAATCTTAAAGGTGAAATACATAAAAAAACGATTGGGATTATCGGGGTCGGCGCAATTGGTAAGGAGACAGCTAAAATTTCAAAAGCCTTTGGTATGAAGGTAATTGGAATTCGAAACTCTGGTCAAACAGAAGAATATGTCGATGAAATGTACAAAATTGACCAATTAAATGAAATCCTGCCACAATGTGATTTTGTTGTTATTACACTTCCATTAACTGATAAAACAAGCCAATTATTTGGTGCTAAACAATTCGAACTAATGAAATCATCCTCTATTTTAGTGAATATCGGTAGGGGAGAAATTGTTATAGAGAAAGATTTAGTTGAGGCCTTACAAGAAGGTCAAATCGCAGGAGCTGGACTAGATGTATTTGAAACAGAACCACTTAGTATGGATAGTCCATTGTGGGACTTTGATAATGTTATTATTACCCCACATACATCAGGTGCCACTGAGTATTATGACCAAAGGGTAATTGAAGATATATTCCTCCCAAACCTTAAAAGCTACATAAAAGGTGATCCACTTCCTGTAAACTTATTGGATTATTCCAAAGGCTATTAA